In Tursiops truncatus isolate mTurTru1 chromosome X, mTurTru1.mat.Y, whole genome shotgun sequence, the following proteins share a genomic window:
- the LPAR4 gene encoding lysophosphatidic acid receptor 4, whose amino-acid sequence MGDRRFIDFQFQDLNSSLRPRLGNATANNTCIVDDSFKYNLNGAVYSVVFILGLITNSASLFVFCFRMKMRSETAVFITNLALSDLLFVCTLPFKIFYNFNRHWPFGDTLCKISGTAFLTNIYGSMLFLTCISVDRFLAIVYPFRSRTIRTRRNSAIVCAGVWILVLSGGISASLFSTTNVNNATTTCFEGFSKRVWKTYLSKITIFIEVVGFIIPLILNVSCSSVVLKTLRKPATLSQIGTNKKKVLKMITVHMAVFVVCFVPYNSVLFLYALVRSQAITNCLLERFAKIMYPITLCLATLNCCFDPFIYYFTLESFQKSFYINTHIRMESLFKTETPLTTKPSLPAIQEEVSDQTTHNGGELMLESTF is encoded by the coding sequence ATGGGTGACAGAAGATTCATTGACTTCCAATTCCAAGATTTAAATTCAAGCCTCAGACCCAGGTTGGGCAATGCTACTGCCAATAATACTTGCATTGTTGATGATTCCTTCAAGTATAATCTGAATGGTGCTGTCTACAGTGTTGTATTCATCCTGGGTCTGATAACCAACAGTGCCTCTCTGTTTGTCTTCTGCTTCCGCATGAAAATGAGAAGTGAGACGGCTGTTTTCATCACCAATCTGGCCCTCTCTGATTTGCTCTTTGTCTGCACTCtacctttcaaaatattttacaatttcaaCCGCCACTGGCCTTTTGGTGACACCCTCTGCAAGATCTCTGGGACTGCATTTCTAACCAACATCTATGGGAGCATGCTCTTCCTTACCTGTATTAGCGTGGATCGCTTCCTGGCCATTGTCTATCCCTTCCGATCTCGTACCATTAGGACCAGGAGGAATTCTGCCATTGTGTGTGCTGGAGTCTGGATCCTAGTCCTCAGTGGTGGTATTTCAGCCTCTTTATTCTCCACCACTAATGTCAACAATGCAACCACCACCTGCTTTGAGGGCTTCTCCAAACGTGTATGGAAGACTTATCTGTCCAAGATAACCATATTTATTGAAGTTGTTGGTTTTATCATTCCTTTGATACTGAATGTCTCTTGCTCTTCTGTGGTGCTAAAAACCCTCCGTAAGCCTGCTACACTGTCTCAAATTGGGACCAATAAGAAAAAAGTGCTGAAGATGATCACAGTGCATATGGCAGTCTTTGTGGTATGCTTCGTACCCTATAACTCCGTCCTCTTCCTGTATGCCCTAGTGCGCTCCCAAGCCATTACCAATTGCTTGTTGGAAAGATTTGCAAAGATTATGTACCCAATCACCTTGTGCCTTGCAACTCTGAACTGTTGCTTTGACCCTTTCATCTATTACTTCACCCTTGAGTCCTTTCAGAAGTCCTTCTACATCAATACCCATATCAGGATGGAGTCTCTGTTTAAGACTGAAACACCTCTGACCACAAAGCCTTCCCTTCCAGCTATTCAAGAGGAAGTTAGTGATCAAACAACACATAATGGTGGTGAATTAATGCTAGAATCCACCTTCTAG